The Mesotoga sp. UBA6090 genome contains a region encoding:
- the rsxA gene encoding electron transport complex subunit RsxA, producing the protein MATRLIFIFLSAILINNFVLSRFLGICPFLGVSKKIDTAVGMSIAVTFVMIMASIITWLLNILLDMLNIPFLRTIVFILVIATLVQFVEIFLKKTSPALYDALGIFLPLITTNCAILGLALLNVQQNYTMLETIVNSAGAGLGFALALILFSTIRERMELSEIPEPFRGTAIALITAGLLSMAFMGFQGLVKL; encoded by the coding sequence ATGGCTACTAGACTGATTTTCATATTTCTTTCAGCGATTCTCATAAACAATTTCGTGCTTTCGAGATTTCTGGGAATCTGTCCTTTCCTAGGTGTCTCAAAGAAGATTGATACTGCTGTCGGAATGAGCATAGCAGTTACATTCGTTATGATCATGGCCTCGATTATCACATGGCTTCTGAACATTCTGCTCGATATGCTCAACATTCCCTTTTTGAGAACAATCGTGTTCATTCTTGTTATTGCAACGCTGGTACAGTTTGTCGAGATCTTCCTGAAGAAGACAAGTCCGGCGCTTTACGATGCATTGGGAATATTCCTCCCCCTCATCACGACAAATTGTGCGATTCTCGGTCTGGCACTACTCAACGTTCAGCAGAACTACACAATGCTCGAGACGATCGTAAATTCTGCAGGTGCTGGACTTGGCTTTGCTTTGGCCCTCATTCTTTTTTCAACGATTCGGGAGAGAATGGAGCTTTCCGAAATTCCCGAACCTTTCAGAGGTACTGCCATTGCATTGATCACTGCCGGTTTACTCTCGATGGCCTTCATGGGTTTTCAAGGCCTAGTAAAACTGTGA
- the rsxE gene encoding electron transport complex subunit RsxE, with protein sequence MMAESKFSVLTNGIFKQNPIFIQVLGMCPTLATTTSAENGLGMGLATTAVLAMSNITISLVRKLIPDKIRIPAYIVIIASFVTMIDMLMHGFVYDLWKTLGLFIPLIVVNCIILGRAEAFASKNNVFRSFLDGLGMGLGFTASLVLLGSVREFLGNGSIFNYHLSDVKMFAMILPPGAFIALGMLAAFFNYLGIRRSKAKKAAK encoded by the coding sequence ATGATGGCTGAATCGAAGTTCTCGGTTCTCACAAATGGAATCTTCAAGCAGAACCCGATCTTCATTCAGGTTCTTGGCATGTGTCCTACTCTTGCTACAACTACGAGCGCCGAGAATGGATTGGGAATGGGGCTTGCAACGACTGCGGTTCTGGCAATGTCGAATATCACGATCTCTCTTGTCAGGAAGCTCATTCCCGACAAGATAAGAATTCCAGCATATATTGTCATAATCGCTTCCTTCGTCACAATGATTGACATGTTGATGCACGGTTTCGTTTACGATCTATGGAAGACTCTGGGCCTATTCATTCCACTTATAGTCGTGAACTGTATAATCCTTGGAAGAGCAGAGGCCTTTGCCTCCAAGAACAATGTCTTTAGATCTTTCCTGGACGGTCTTGGCATGGGGCTGGGTTTTACTGCTTCCCTAGTCTTGCTCGGTTCTGTAAGAGAGTTTCTCGGGAATGGATCGATTTTCAATTACCATCTTTCGGACGTTAAGATGTTCGCTATGATACTCCCTCCAGGTGCATTCATCGCTCTGGGCATGCTCGCCGCTTTTTTCAATTATCTGGGAATAAGGCGCAGCAAAGCTAAAAAGGCAGCAAAATGA
- a CDS encoding RnfABCDGE type electron transport complex subunit G, with amino-acid sequence MRDYLKTGITLMVITIIAAFVLSVVYSIVEEPIANAELGAKLAAIRNVLTDADSGELLIAEESIPKTASELAKFEWFPEGFTASEGIIYQAVNSQGRVESPAYKFLKDDGSEVFVAIGIAVGYGGDVKSMAAFVKDSDGVHLNGIKVLEYSQETPGLGANIANETVQKRFYPIDSQGLKKSIKVDKDAGVTPIGDQIDIKKREEGIVTVSDVMTGATITPRAVAFSLNAISEFLEKAGVR; translated from the coding sequence ATGCGTGATTACTTGAAGACCGGCATTACCCTGATGGTTATTACGATAATCGCTGCTTTTGTCCTTTCTGTGGTCTACAGCATTGTTGAAGAGCCGATCGCAAACGCAGAACTTGGCGCAAAACTCGCCGCTATTCGAAATGTTCTTACCGATGCGGATTCTGGAGAACTTCTGATCGCTGAAGAGAGTATCCCCAAAACCGCAAGCGAACTCGCAAAGTTTGAATGGTTCCCAGAGGGATTCACCGCTTCAGAAGGAATAATCTATCAGGCTGTCAACTCTCAGGGAAGAGTAGAAAGCCCTGCATACAAGTTCTTGAAAGATGATGGCAGTGAGGTTTTTGTAGCTATCGGCATAGCAGTCGGTTACGGAGGCGATGTCAAGTCAATGGCAGCCTTCGTAAAGGACTCCGATGGAGTACATCTGAATGGGATTAAGGTTCTCGAATACTCACAGGAGACCCCCGGCCTTGGAGCCAACATCGCAAACGAGACTGTACAGAAGAGATTTTATCCGATCGACAGTCAAGGTCTCAAGAAGAGCATCAAAGTTGACAAAGATGCAGGAGTAACCCCTATCGGAGATCAAATAGACATTAAAAAAAGGGAAGAAGGGATAGTCACCGTAAGCGATGTGATGACTGGAGCGACGATAACTCCGAGAGCCGTTGCATTCTCTCTCAATGCTATCTCAGAGTTCCTGGAAAAGGCAGGTGTTAGATGA
- a CDS encoding RnfABCDGE type electron transport complex subunit D produces the protein MKLSMMAAPHLRSEDNVRKIMLDVLIALSPAAVWAVVLFGMKALILILVCTVGSEALDFFVMRFVRHKKTFKPDLSGSVTGLLLALNLSVAVEWWQALIGVFVAIVIAKSVFGGLGKNFFNPALVGRVFLLISFPVQMTTWFSPFDMQTTATPMAILKQGAPRVFSLQEMFLGTIPGSIGEVSALLLLLGFGWLLLRRRVSPFIPIAYVGTVAIMAAIFYAANPGFGSPLYHIFGGGLMLGALFMATDMVTSPMSIKGHLIFGVGCGVVTMTIRLFGGYPEGVSFAILIMNAFVPLIDMGTKPKIFGKPKKVKSNA, from the coding sequence GTGAAGCTTTCAATGATGGCAGCACCTCACTTGAGGTCTGAAGATAATGTTAGGAAGATAATGCTGGATGTTCTGATTGCGCTCTCTCCTGCAGCAGTTTGGGCCGTTGTCTTGTTCGGCATGAAAGCACTTATTCTGATACTTGTATGCACAGTCGGCTCGGAGGCGCTCGATTTCTTTGTGATGAGATTCGTGAGACACAAGAAGACCTTCAAACCAGACCTTAGCGGTTCGGTCACAGGGCTGTTGCTTGCACTGAATCTTTCAGTTGCTGTTGAGTGGTGGCAGGCCCTGATAGGTGTCTTCGTTGCAATAGTGATTGCAAAGTCGGTCTTTGGGGGTCTTGGAAAGAATTTCTTCAATCCCGCACTAGTGGGAAGGGTCTTTCTTCTGATCTCGTTCCCCGTTCAGATGACAACATGGTTCAGTCCTTTTGACATGCAGACCACCGCCACTCCGATGGCTATTCTTAAGCAGGGAGCACCAAGAGTCTTCTCTTTGCAAGAGATGTTCCTGGGCACAATTCCTGGCTCTATAGGAGAGGTTAGCGCACTGCTGCTTCTTCTCGGTTTTGGGTGGTTGTTGCTGAGAAGAAGAGTCTCACCCTTCATACCTATTGCATACGTAGGAACTGTAGCAATAATGGCGGCAATCTTCTACGCTGCAAATCCCGGTTTTGGCTCGCCGTTGTACCACATTTTTGGAGGCGGTCTGATGTTGGGAGCTCTATTCATGGCTACTGACATGGTAACTAGTCCAATGTCGATCAAGGGGCATCTGATCTTTGGAGTTGGCTGTGGAGTCGTTACCATGACAATCAGATTGTTTGGTGGCTATCCGGAAGGCGTATCATTTGCGATTCTGATCATGAACGCATTCGTACCGCTCATTGATATGGGAACCAAGCCCAAGATATTCGGGAAACCAAAGAAGGTGAAGAGCAATGCGTGA
- the rsxC gene encoding electron transport complex subunit RsxC, with translation MRLPTFRGGVHPPERKELSQDSHLSVLPLPERVYVFLANHAGIPAKPIVNIGDKVKTGQLIAESGGFISANLHSPLTGEVKEIAKYFHPTLSKPDDAIVIERSGDDEWELLQPAKSYDQFEPEEIVQRIKSAGIVGLGGAMFPTSVKLSPPKEKKIDLLVINGAECEPYLTIDYRYMLERSEGLVRGILAIMRALKVKDAIIGIEDNKPKAIERMKEAAKSTSIRVETLKTKYPQGAEKQLIYALTKRKVPSGGLPLDEGVVVDNVGTAYAIYEAVELGRPLVERGVTITGEGIRKPLNVVSRIGVMAEELIGHAGGAQETVERALFGGPMMGITVPKTDVPTVKGTSGITLLLKSEPLEEFPCIRCGKCTFVCPMNLQPFLLNLYGTNRLYDAQVENGLMDCIECGSCSFACPANIDLVKNFKLHKRVYRSLKGGAKK, from the coding sequence ATGAGGTTGCCTACCTTCAGAGGAGGGGTGCACCCGCCGGAGAGAAAGGAACTGTCTCAGGATTCTCATCTGAGCGTTCTTCCACTTCCCGAAAGGGTCTATGTATTTCTTGCGAACCACGCCGGTATTCCAGCCAAACCTATTGTAAATATTGGTGACAAGGTCAAAACCGGTCAGCTGATAGCAGAGTCCGGAGGTTTTATTTCTGCGAATCTTCATTCTCCTCTGACAGGCGAAGTCAAGGAGATCGCGAAGTATTTCCATCCAACTCTTTCAAAGCCGGACGATGCAATAGTCATAGAGAGATCCGGTGACGATGAATGGGAGTTACTTCAACCGGCTAAATCTTACGATCAGTTTGAACCGGAAGAGATTGTCCAGAGAATAAAGTCTGCAGGAATCGTCGGGCTTGGCGGTGCAATGTTTCCAACAAGCGTCAAGCTTTCCCCGCCTAAGGAGAAAAAGATTGATCTTCTCGTTATTAATGGAGCAGAGTGTGAACCTTATCTGACGATAGATTACAGGTACATGCTTGAACGTTCCGAGGGATTGGTCAGGGGGATTCTTGCGATTATGAGAGCGCTGAAAGTGAAAGATGCGATTATTGGCATTGAAGATAATAAGCCAAAGGCGATAGAGAGGATGAAGGAGGCAGCCAAGTCAACATCGATACGGGTGGAAACGCTGAAAACCAAGTATCCGCAGGGTGCTGAGAAACAACTCATCTATGCCCTGACGAAGAGAAAGGTTCCTTCGGGCGGGCTTCCTTTGGATGAGGGAGTGGTGGTCGATAACGTCGGCACTGCCTATGCAATCTATGAAGCCGTCGAGCTTGGCCGCCCTCTCGTCGAAAGAGGAGTTACGATAACCGGGGAGGGCATTAGAAAGCCCTTAAACGTCGTCTCAAGAATAGGAGTCATGGCAGAAGAGCTGATTGGTCATGCGGGAGGAGCCCAAGAGACAGTCGAGAGAGCCCTATTCGGTGGCCCAATGATGGGCATCACGGTTCCCAAGACAGACGTCCCGACTGTAAAAGGCACTTCCGGAATTACTCTGTTGCTTAAGAGTGAACCTCTTGAAGAGTTCCCTTGCATTAGATGTGGCAAATGTACATTCGTCTGTCCCATGAATCTTCAACCTTTTCTTCTAAACCTCTACGGTACAAACAGATTGTATGACGCGCAAGTGGAAAACGGTTTGATGGATTGCATAGAATGCGGGAGCTGTTCCTTCGCCTGTCCGGCCAACATCGATCTGGTCAAGAATTTCAAACTGCATAAGAGGGTCTATCGAAGTCTGAAGGGAGGTGCTAAGAAGTGA
- a CDS encoding 5'-nucleotidase C-terminal domain-containing protein produces MKKVLLITLLLVMAVFVMAQRLTIVHINDTHGHIWPEGEYGGLAAVATLINQVRAENPNTLFLHAGDINTGVPESDLQDAAPDIVALNLMKVDAMAIGNHEFDNDASVLAKQMEIAHFPFLSANIYKDGEPAFQEYIIKEIAGIKVAIVGFTAQETEILEYLYAKDYEWKDVIEVAKEIIPEIEAQADIIIALTHMGSNPVLVGANSWELAKAVDGIDVIVDGHSHTFYERPEIINETIIVSAGEWAKNLGKLELEIVDETVIFVSFRNLPVIAEEIEPDFAVATVLDYFKKAGGEALNTVVGETTIKLEGDRGVVRAQDTNLGYLICDAMVWKSGADLAISNSGGIRASINAGPITYRDILTVLPFGNTLYVVDVPGTALRDLLQYTATREAGQGAMPQVSGVTYVIENNEAKDILVNGAPIDDNRVYKVATNNYLASGGDGYAVLAELSGYDTGFVLADVVVEFVGKISPITSYQDSGRITRK; encoded by the coding sequence ATGAAAAAAGTTCTGCTGATTACCCTGCTCTTGGTCATGGCAGTATTCGTCATGGCTCAGAGACTAACTATTGTTCACATCAACGACACGCATGGTCACATCTGGCCTGAAGGTGAGTACGGTGGGCTCGCGGCTGTAGCAACACTGATAAATCAGGTTCGAGCCGAGAATCCCAACACCCTATTCCTGCACGCTGGAGACATTAATACAGGTGTTCCTGAATCAGATCTGCAGGATGCGGCTCCTGATATAGTTGCTCTCAATCTTATGAAGGTTGATGCAATGGCAATCGGTAACCACGAATTTGACAACGATGCTTCCGTACTCGCAAAGCAGATGGAGATTGCTCACTTCCCGTTCCTCAGCGCAAACATCTACAAAGATGGCGAACCCGCCTTCCAGGAATACATAATCAAAGAAATCGCCGGAATAAAGGTCGCCATCGTTGGCTTTACTGCTCAGGAAACAGAGATTCTCGAGTACCTTTATGCCAAGGACTACGAGTGGAAGGACGTAATAGAAGTAGCAAAAGAGATCATTCCCGAGATTGAAGCTCAGGCAGACATAATCATTGCGCTTACTCACATGGGAAGCAACCCTGTACTTGTCGGTGCAAATTCATGGGAGCTTGCGAAAGCAGTTGACGGTATCGACGTTATAGTCGATGGCCACAGCCATACTTTCTACGAAAGACCTGAGATAATCAACGAAACAATCATAGTTTCTGCAGGCGAATGGGCAAAGAATCTCGGCAAGCTTGAACTCGAAATCGTCGATGAAACGGTTATCTTCGTCTCTTTCAGAAATCTCCCGGTTATCGCCGAAGAGATTGAACCTGATTTCGCCGTCGCCACTGTTCTGGATTACTTCAAGAAGGCCGGCGGAGAGGCGCTCAACACCGTTGTCGGCGAAACAACGATAAAACTGGAGGGCGACAGAGGAGTAGTCAGGGCTCAGGACACAAATCTTGGTTACTTGATCTGTGACGCAATGGTCTGGAAATCCGGAGCAGATCTAGCGATCAGCAACTCCGGAGGAATCAGAGCCTCCATAAATGCTGGCCCAATCACATACCGAGACATCCTTACGGTACTCCCATTTGGAAACACACTATACGTTGTGGACGTACCTGGAACAGCCCTTAGGGACCTTCTGCAGTACACGGCAACTCGCGAAGCTGGTCAGGGCGCCATGCCTCAGGTAAGTGGAGTAACTTATGTAATAGAGAATAATGAGGCCAAAGATATTCTTGTGAACGGAGCACCCATTGATGACAATAGGGTTTACAAAGTAGCTACAAATAACTACCTTGCATCCGGCGGTGACGGGTATGCGGTCCTTGCGGAACTCTCTGGTTACGACACCGGATTCGTACTAGCAGATGTAGTGGTTGAGTTCGTTGGAAAGATCAGCCCGATAACAAGTTATCAGGATAGCGGTAGAATCACCAGGAAATAG
- a CDS encoding glucose-1-phosphate adenylyltransferase: MAKKVVALILAGGQGTRLGLLTDEVAKPAVPFGGKYRIIDFALSNCVNSGIYAVGVLTQYRPHMLARHIGIGRPWDLDRKDGGVVILPPFIAQGDSNWYKGTANAVFQNIDFVDDFDPELVVILSGDHIYSMDYNEMIDYHLSKGATGTVACMRVPLSEAYRFGMMITDFENKIVDFQEKPKQPKSDLASLGIYIFDWKFLRQRLIEDEQDQESENDFGKNILPKIVEDNAGRLFAFVFEGYWRDVGTIESLWEANIELTRPIPPLNLHDPSWRFYTQTEEYLPAYVGTSSHVRNSLINEGAEIYGRVENSVIFQGVQIGEGSIVNNSVIMTNSRIGSNVVIDKGIVGEGTIVKDGVVIGHGDEVPHESQPYIYDSGIVVVGSDVVIPQNTKVGKNSAILNHVREEDFTGDVAGGKTISHRG; the protein is encoded by the coding sequence ATGGCCAAGAAAGTTGTTGCATTGATACTAGCTGGCGGGCAGGGCACCAGACTTGGACTGCTCACAGATGAGGTGGCGAAACCCGCAGTCCCCTTCGGTGGGAAATACAGGATTATAGACTTTGCATTGAGTAACTGCGTCAACTCGGGAATCTACGCAGTCGGCGTACTCACTCAATACAGGCCCCACATGCTCGCTCGACACATTGGAATAGGTCGTCCGTGGGATCTTGACAGAAAGGACGGTGGAGTTGTAATTCTGCCTCCCTTTATAGCTCAGGGAGACTCAAACTGGTACAAAGGGACTGCGAATGCTGTCTTTCAGAACATCGATTTCGTAGATGATTTCGACCCCGAACTTGTGGTTATACTTTCGGGTGATCATATCTACTCCATGGATTACAACGAGATGATAGATTACCACCTCTCTAAGGGCGCAACGGGAACGGTTGCTTGCATGCGTGTCCCACTGTCCGAGGCTTACAGGTTCGGAATGATGATAACGGATTTCGAAAACAAGATAGTCGACTTTCAGGAGAAACCGAAGCAGCCGAAGTCCGATCTTGCTTCTTTGGGAATCTACATTTTCGATTGGAAATTCCTCCGGCAAAGACTTATCGAGGACGAACAAGACCAAGAAAGTGAAAATGACTTCGGGAAGAATATTCTGCCGAAAATCGTCGAAGACAATGCAGGGAGATTGTTTGCTTTCGTTTTCGAGGGTTACTGGAGAGATGTAGGAACCATCGAATCGCTCTGGGAGGCTAATATCGAACTGACTCGCCCGATACCGCCGCTGAATCTTCACGACCCCTCCTGGAGATTCTACACGCAGACTGAGGAGTATCTGCCTGCATATGTCGGAACCAGTTCTCACGTCAGAAACTCTTTGATCAACGAAGGGGCAGAGATCTATGGAAGAGTAGAAAACTCCGTAATATTCCAGGGAGTTCAGATCGGTGAGGGGTCTATAGTCAATAATTCCGTGATCATGACCAACTCCAGAATTGGCAGCAATGTGGTAATAGACAAGGGTATTGTCGGAGAGGGAACCATTGTGAAAGACGGAGTCGTAATTGGTCACGGCGATGAGGTACCACACGAATCACAACCGTACATTTACGATTCTGGAATTGTTGTTGTAGGATCTGATGTCGTTATTCCCCAAAACACAAAGGTTGGAAAAAACAGTGCGATTCTCAATCATGTTAGAGAGGAGGATTTCACGGGAGATGTGGCCGGAGGTAAGACCATCTCGCACAGAGGTTAA
- the glgD gene encoding glucose-1-phosphate adenylyltransferase subunit GlgD, with amino-acid sequence MKVLGIILAGGRGEYLSSLTQVRTSAALPVYGKYRSIDFTLSNMVNAGVSKVGIITQYSPRSLMDHIGSGKEWDLDRKQGGLFILQPYYSPYNPSMGYKGTADALFQNINILRRGNEDSVLIGSGDHIFKTDLTKIFRYHLDTAADITVLTGNKDGECGMEGMDRVVCKNGRIIKWIEKEKVSENPEEGDCVALGIYFINKFLLRELLYSAVPNGENELVKGIITPNLSSLNVREYRYNGYWRDIKQSKKCYFRTNLDILNPEIRRELFYENGRVFTKLKDLPPPKITGTASMNNSVIADGCIIGGKIEDSVLFRDTRVMAGATVKNSVLLEGCLVEEGAHIENVIMDKYCTVRLGRSFVGESEEPTVIEKHGVI; translated from the coding sequence ATGAAAGTTCTCGGAATAATTCTTGCAGGAGGGCGAGGAGAGTACCTGAGTTCCCTGACTCAGGTTCGTACAAGTGCTGCCCTGCCTGTCTATGGAAAGTACAGGTCGATTGATTTCACACTCAGCAATATGGTCAATGCTGGAGTATCGAAGGTTGGCATAATTACACAGTACAGCCCCAGAAGCCTCATGGATCACATTGGTTCAGGCAAAGAATGGGATCTAGACAGAAAACAGGGAGGGCTCTTCATACTGCAGCCTTACTACTCTCCGTATAACCCTTCCATGGGTTACAAAGGAACGGCCGACGCTCTCTTCCAGAACATAAACATACTCAGGAGAGGCAACGAAGACTCTGTTTTGATAGGTTCGGGAGATCACATTTTCAAAACAGACCTGACGAAGATCTTCAGATATCACCTAGACACGGCCGCCGATATAACTGTCCTTACCGGCAATAAGGATGGAGAATGCGGCATGGAAGGGATGGATAGGGTGGTATGCAAGAACGGGAGAATAATCAAGTGGATAGAGAAAGAAAAGGTTTCGGAAAACCCCGAGGAAGGAGACTGCGTTGCTCTGGGCATCTACTTCATCAATAAGTTCTTGCTGAGAGAGCTTCTCTACTCCGCAGTTCCAAATGGAGAGAATGAGCTCGTGAAGGGTATTATTACTCCAAACCTGTCTTCTCTGAATGTAAGAGAGTACAGATACAACGGTTACTGGCGCGACATAAAGCAGAGTAAGAAGTGCTATTTCAGAACGAACCTCGATATTCTCAATCCCGAGATAAGGAGAGAGCTTTTCTATGAAAACGGAAGAGTCTTCACGAAGCTGAAGGATCTTCCGCCTCCCAAAATTACCGGGACCGCCTCTATGAATAACTCTGTCATTGCCGACGGGTGCATAATAGGAGGAAAGATAGAAGATTCTGTCTTGTTCAGGGATACGAGGGTTATGGCCGGAGCAACAGTAAAGAATTCTGTTCTTCTCGAGGGCTGCCTTGTTGAAGAGGGGGCTCACATAGAAAATGTGATCATGGACAAGTATTGTACCGTTAGGTTGGGAAGAAGTTTTGTTGGTGAAAGTGAAGAGCCCACAGTAATCGAAAAACACGGCGTAATTTAA
- a CDS encoding zinc dependent phospholipase C family protein produces MPGFWTHIMYGKDVLEEIGLDLEADKREEFNLGCLFTDPGKYCSREGPEFSLWRFSHTLRCDDFAKLLCRKSEEISRFYSLGVICHYFLDATVNHYIVARAGNGYKYRQLETMIDKVILKSKVEADILDLDPTAEFSRSLPAELEDLYREISMEFYGIKGCSIQKAIDSMNQYFAGIYGRSRLALILKRFSIKEGSPEEAFFEDTHVDPLNLEMKPWFHSIAGWESKKTFDELYREAFDSAVLFLQNYLDSQTDFSLPGVSLMTNLPLMEY; encoded by the coding sequence TTGCCCGGCTTCTGGACTCATATTATGTATGGAAAAGATGTTTTGGAAGAGATAGGACTGGATCTTGAAGCCGACAAAAGAGAGGAGTTCAATCTTGGATGCCTCTTCACGGATCCCGGTAAGTACTGCTCGAGAGAGGGTCCAGAGTTCTCTTTGTGGAGGTTCTCTCACACGCTGAGGTGTGATGATTTTGCCAAGCTCCTCTGCAGGAAATCGGAAGAGATTTCTCGCTTCTATTCGTTGGGGGTTATCTGCCATTACTTCCTCGATGCAACTGTGAATCATTATATAGTTGCCCGTGCAGGAAATGGATATAAGTATCGTCAACTAGAAACAATGATAGACAAAGTAATTCTTAAAAGCAAAGTTGAGGCGGACATTCTCGATCTCGATCCGACTGCCGAGTTTTCTCGGTCTTTGCCAGCGGAACTTGAAGATCTCTATCGAGAGATCTCAATGGAATTCTACGGAATCAAGGGCTGTTCCATCCAGAAGGCTATAGACTCCATGAATCAGTACTTTGCGGGAATCTATGGTCGCTCCAGGTTGGCCCTAATACTGAAACGTTTTAGTATTAAAGAGGGATCGCCAGAAGAGGCCTTCTTTGAGGACACTCACGTTGATCCGCTCAATCTGGAGATGAAACCCTGGTTTCACAGCATAGCCGGCTGGGAAAGCAAAAAAACTTTCGATGAGCTCTATCGCGAAGCCTTTGACAGTGCTGTTTTGTTCTTGCAGAACTATCTCGACAGTCAAACCGATTTTTCTCTACCTGGGGTATCTCTTATGACGAATTTACCCCTAATGGAGTACTGA
- a CDS encoding class I SAM-dependent rRNA methyltransferase, which yields MLIARIRKGKEGKVRNSYPWIFKDEIMSLEGSADVVCEVNIFSSNYEFLGKGFFNPSSTRAIMVLTNQDEELGEMFFGRLLQKALLKRERLFNRPYYRLVHGEGDRLPGLVVDRYGEILAVQFRNSIMQKRREMIVGLLRNLVNPKGIYERSDFEMGVEDRIERHTGLLFGEVPDSVEIEEDGIKYLVDVKNSQKTGFFFDQRDSRAFCRRITAELSLEKGLDLFSFTGGFGLNMAYSGAQAICVDRSGDDLDRGRMNAVVNRLDNRLQLVQSDVLDFLGGFEMKNYFDIVVVDPPSFVKHKRELQHGISLFRRLVESTLPLVKDGGVLGLCTCAYNIAIEHLVESIRRSTESIGITFSHLAITLQSPDHPWLVEVPESLYLKCLWGLVAKE from the coding sequence ATGCTAATTGCACGAATCAGAAAGGGAAAGGAAGGAAAGGTCCGTAATTCTTACCCGTGGATCTTCAAGGACGAGATCATGTCTCTAGAAGGGTCTGCCGATGTTGTATGCGAAGTAAACATTTTCTCATCGAACTATGAGTTTCTCGGGAAGGGCTTCTTCAATCCGAGCTCCACGCGAGCGATAATGGTTCTCACAAATCAAGACGAAGAGCTTGGAGAAATGTTCTTCGGACGGTTGTTGCAAAAAGCTCTGCTAAAGCGAGAGAGACTTTTCAATAGACCTTACTACAGACTCGTTCACGGTGAAGGAGACAGACTTCCCGGGTTGGTAGTGGACAGATACGGAGAGATTCTAGCTGTGCAGTTCAGAAACTCGATTATGCAGAAAAGAAGGGAAATGATAGTCGGTCTTCTCAGAAATCTCGTGAATCCCAAGGGAATCTACGAACGGAGCGATTTCGAGATGGGCGTGGAAGACAGAATAGAGAGACATACAGGTTTGCTGTTCGGAGAAGTACCTGATTCTGTCGAAATTGAGGAAGATGGTATCAAGTACCTCGTGGATGTTAAGAACAGCCAGAAAACAGGGTTCTTTTTTGATCAGCGAGACTCCAGAGCATTCTGCAGGAGAATCACCGCAGAACTCTCTCTGGAGAAAGGCCTGGATCTGTTCTCTTTCACAGGAGGATTCGGGCTTAATATGGCTTATTCAGGTGCCCAGGCAATTTGCGTGGACAGGTCCGGCGATGACCTGGACCGGGGAAGAATGAACGCAGTAGTGAACAGGCTGGATAACAGGCTGCAGTTGGTCCAGAGCGATGTTCTTGACTTCCTTGGTGGATTTGAAATGAAAAACTATTTTGATATAGTAGTGGTAGACCCGCCATCCTTTGTTAAGCATAAGAGAGAGCTTCAGCATGGAATTTCACTTTTCAGAAGGCTAGTAGAGAGTACGCTCCCGCTTGTAAAGGATGGAGGAGTCCTGGGGCTCTGTACCTGTGCCTATAATATCGCTATCGAGCATTTGGTTGAGTCTATCAGAAGGTCAACGGAAAGTATCGGTATAACATTTTCGCATCTGGCTATTACACTACAATCGCCTGATCATCCATGGCTTGTTGAGGTTCCAGAGAGCCTTTATTTGAAGTGTCTGTGGGGTTTGGTAGCAAAGGAGTGA
- the ndk gene encoding nucleoside-diphosphate kinase, with amino-acid sequence MEKTFAYLKPNSIQRGLIGEIIRRIEEKGLKIVALKMLTISESMARELYREHAGKDFYEPLLAFIQSGPVVAMVLEGENAIQRLRVLVGKTDPLEADPGSIRGRFGVSIRKNLIHASDSVESSNRETKIFFEESEINDYSLLNEGQF; translated from the coding sequence TTGGAGAAAACATTCGCTTATCTAAAACCAAACTCGATACAGAGAGGCCTCATAGGAGAAATAATCAGAAGAATTGAAGAAAAGGGCCTGAAAATTGTCGCTCTTAAGATGCTGACGATCTCTGAATCCATGGCGAGAGAACTGTACAGGGAACATGCGGGAAAAGACTTCTACGAACCTTTGCTGGCTTTCATACAATCGGGACCAGTCGTAGCCATGGTACTCGAAGGTGAGAACGCCATTCAAAGGCTGAGAGTTCTAGTTGGCAAGACCGACCCTCTGGAAGCCGATCCTGGAAGCATACGAGGTCGGTTCGGCGTGTCCATAAGGAAAAACTTGATACACGCATCAGACAGTGTTGAGAGCTCTAATCGCGAAACCAAAATATTCTTTGAAGAAAGCGAGATAAATGATTATTCACTCTTGAACGAAGGCCAGTTCTGA